The following are encoded in a window of Ictalurus punctatus breed USDA103 chromosome 13, Coco_2.0, whole genome shotgun sequence genomic DNA:
- the LOC108273432 gene encoding FERM domain-containing protein 1 isoform X2 yields the protein MYTMLKKVKNMPNSAHQTSTLCVVVLPNKTQLHIAVGLKCRGQEVISQLSQLLGITNLSDLHLFGLSLEKEKDHLFLDLEKKLTTYFSKTWKQTTLPGRVVLYLRVEYYIRNGRQIIDGKVRSLYCADLKNRVLSSQCYGQEGLYFQLAAYALQADLGDWKEGMKPYFTPQDYFPPWILARRGCDFVVQHTPDLHRELRGMSTHDASLLFIEEACGLSDVPLTFYSMSKGKKVNRASLLLGVALTGVHIYDIETAIGGYHLLYEFAWSSIDCLKFQGRRFEIKVDSLAGEVLVMYTQSVMHSQQLLKHISNNHHVHLNTKHSFKQLQTRERRQQREVYIRDSTDPESEESEDELPPIKSYLDKARQRHADTMATITLADDRDTAWGSSRKGQKKTDLAGLDQIELSVDEPEEMFVDDPEEITQLTELLEGVSVDGPPLVTVSHWIDISMEMKQVLKWRACSLSLDQCRENVENLKVSHMANSPEEHVDTLHVDTLTYKHGQEDIIF from the exons ATGTACACGATGCTGAAAAAAGTAAAGAACATGCCGAACTCAGCCCATCAGACCTCTACTTTGTGTGTGGTGGTTTTACCCAACAAGACACAACTCCACATTGCTGTTGGG TTAAAGTGTAGAGGACAAGAGGTAATCAGCCAACTCTCTCAACTACTTGGTATTACAAATCTGTCAGATCTGCATCTTTTTGGCCTGAGTTTGGAAAAGG AGAAGGACCATCTATTCCTTGACCTGGAGAAGAAACTAACCACATACTTCAGTAAAACATGGAAGCAGACAACATTGCCG GGCAGGGTGGTTCTTTATCTAAGAGTTGAGTACTACATAAGAAATGGTCGGCAAATCAT AGATGGGAAGGTCCGCAGTCTGTACTGTGCTGATCTGAAAAACAGAGTTTTGAGCTCTCAGTGTTACGGGCAGGAAGGTCTGTACTTCCAGCTGGCTGCCTACGCCTTACAGGCAGACTTGGGTGACTGGAAAGAGGGCATGAAACCTTACTTCACTCCTCAGGACTATTTTCCTCCTTGG atcTTGGCAAGGCGTGGATGTGACTTTGTGGTGCAGCACACTCCAGACCTGCACAGAGAGCTGAGGGGAATGTCTACACATGATGCTTCTCTGCTCTTTATCGAGGAGGCCTGTGGCCTGAGCGATGTGCCTCTCACGTTCTACAGCATGAGCAAG GGTAAAAAGGTAAACAGAGCCAGTTTGCTGCTGGGCGTGGCTTTGACAGGAGTGCACATATATGACATAGAG ACAGCCATTGGAGGATATCACCTTTTGTATGAATTTGCCTGGTCGAGCATAGATTGTCTTAAATTTcag GGCCGAAGGTTTGAGATAAAGGTCGATTCTCTGGCTGGGGAAGTTCTGGTGATGTATACGCAGTCAGTGATGCACTCCCAACAACTGCTGAAGCACATAAGCAACAACCATCATGTGCACctaaacacaaaacactcaTTCAAGCAGCTGCAGACACGAG AGAGAAGGCAGCAAAGGGAGGTGTATATCAGGGACAGTACTGATCCAGAATCAGAGGAGAGTGAGGATGAGCTTCCACCCATCAAGTCTTACCTGGACAAGGCCCGGCAACGCCATGCTGACACCATGGCGACTATCACATTAGCAGATGACAGAGATACAGCTTGGGGAAGTTCTAGAAAAGGACAAAAGAAAACAG ATTTAGCTGGTTTAGACCAGATTGAGCTATCTGTTGATGAGCCAGAGGAGATGTTTGTTGATGACCCTGAAGAGATCACACAGTTGACTGAACTCCTGGAGGGTGTGTCTGTAGATGGGCCTCCATTAGTGACTGTGTCTCACTGGATAG atATTTCAATGGAGATGAAACAG GTTTTAAAGTGGAGAGCTTGCAGCCTATCTTTGGACCAGTGCAGGGAGAATGTAGAGAACCTTAAGGTCTCACACATGGCCAACTCTCCTGAAGAACATGTCGACACCCTACATGTTGACACCCTGACATATAAGCATGGACAAGAAgacattatattttaa
- the LOC108273432 gene encoding FERM domain-containing protein 1 isoform X1, with protein sequence MYTMLKKVKNMPNSAHQTSTLCVVVLPNKTQLHIAVGLKCRGQEVISQLSQLLGITNLSDLHLFGLSLEKEKDHLFLDLEKKLTTYFSKTWKQTTLPGRVVLYLRVEYYIRNGRQIIDGKVRSLYCADLKNRVLSSQCYGQEGLYFQLAAYALQADLGDWKEGMKPYFTPQDYFPPWVGHYVILARRGCDFVVQHTPDLHRELRGMSTHDASLLFIEEACGLSDVPLTFYSMSKGKKVNRASLLLGVALTGVHIYDIETAIGGYHLLYEFAWSSIDCLKFQGRRFEIKVDSLAGEVLVMYTQSVMHSQQLLKHISNNHHVHLNTKHSFKQLQTRERRQQREVYIRDSTDPESEESEDELPPIKSYLDKARQRHADTMATITLADDRDTAWGSSRKGQKKTDLAGLDQIELSVDEPEEMFVDDPEEITQLTELLEGVSVDGPPLVTVSHWIDISMEMKQVLKWRACSLSLDQCRENVENLKVSHMANSPEEHVDTLHVDTLTYKHGQEDIIF encoded by the exons ATGTACACGATGCTGAAAAAAGTAAAGAACATGCCGAACTCAGCCCATCAGACCTCTACTTTGTGTGTGGTGGTTTTACCCAACAAGACACAACTCCACATTGCTGTTGGG TTAAAGTGTAGAGGACAAGAGGTAATCAGCCAACTCTCTCAACTACTTGGTATTACAAATCTGTCAGATCTGCATCTTTTTGGCCTGAGTTTGGAAAAGG AGAAGGACCATCTATTCCTTGACCTGGAGAAGAAACTAACCACATACTTCAGTAAAACATGGAAGCAGACAACATTGCCG GGCAGGGTGGTTCTTTATCTAAGAGTTGAGTACTACATAAGAAATGGTCGGCAAATCAT AGATGGGAAGGTCCGCAGTCTGTACTGTGCTGATCTGAAAAACAGAGTTTTGAGCTCTCAGTGTTACGGGCAGGAAGGTCTGTACTTCCAGCTGGCTGCCTACGCCTTACAGGCAGACTTGGGTGACTGGAAAGAGGGCATGAAACCTTACTTCACTCCTCAGGACTATTTTCCTCCTTGGGTGGGCCATTATgtg atcTTGGCAAGGCGTGGATGTGACTTTGTGGTGCAGCACACTCCAGACCTGCACAGAGAGCTGAGGGGAATGTCTACACATGATGCTTCTCTGCTCTTTATCGAGGAGGCCTGTGGCCTGAGCGATGTGCCTCTCACGTTCTACAGCATGAGCAAG GGTAAAAAGGTAAACAGAGCCAGTTTGCTGCTGGGCGTGGCTTTGACAGGAGTGCACATATATGACATAGAG ACAGCCATTGGAGGATATCACCTTTTGTATGAATTTGCCTGGTCGAGCATAGATTGTCTTAAATTTcag GGCCGAAGGTTTGAGATAAAGGTCGATTCTCTGGCTGGGGAAGTTCTGGTGATGTATACGCAGTCAGTGATGCACTCCCAACAACTGCTGAAGCACATAAGCAACAACCATCATGTGCACctaaacacaaaacactcaTTCAAGCAGCTGCAGACACGAG AGAGAAGGCAGCAAAGGGAGGTGTATATCAGGGACAGTACTGATCCAGAATCAGAGGAGAGTGAGGATGAGCTTCCACCCATCAAGTCTTACCTGGACAAGGCCCGGCAACGCCATGCTGACACCATGGCGACTATCACATTAGCAGATGACAGAGATACAGCTTGGGGAAGTTCTAGAAAAGGACAAAAGAAAACAG ATTTAGCTGGTTTAGACCAGATTGAGCTATCTGTTGATGAGCCAGAGGAGATGTTTGTTGATGACCCTGAAGAGATCACACAGTTGACTGAACTCCTGGAGGGTGTGTCTGTAGATGGGCCTCCATTAGTGACTGTGTCTCACTGGATAG atATTTCAATGGAGATGAAACAG GTTTTAAAGTGGAGAGCTTGCAGCCTATCTTTGGACCAGTGCAGGGAGAATGTAGAGAACCTTAAGGTCTCACACATGGCCAACTCTCCTGAAGAACATGTCGACACCCTACATGTTGACACCCTGACATATAAGCATGGACAAGAAgacattatattttaa